A genomic region of uncultured Acidilobus sp. JCHS contains the following coding sequences:
- a CDS encoding Cobalamin-5-phosphate synthase, with product MGLLEGAIVAAVGFPLRQRPLLAAAVMLIAHVLLTGAMHLDGSSDYGDVLGSRARGEEALRVLKDPRRGAFGVVTAAVLIVARFSAFYYLAGHPVLVVASYVTGLESAYITSSIGYEEPYDGMARLITAEAKRPRKLLLNLTITALCLAPLALLNVVSLLGLVGLAAAFVIAHDANRRLGFVNGDVLGFSIEASEVTSLLVMAGWA from the coding sequence GTGGGGCTCCTCGAAGGCGCCATAGTCGCAGCCGTAGGCTTCCCGCTCAGGCAGAGGCCCCTCCTGGCGGCGGCCGTCATGTTGATAGCGCACGTCCTGTTAACGGGCGCCATGCACCTCGACGGGTCCTCGGACTACGGTGATGTACTAGGCTCAAGGGCTAGGGGCGAGGAGGCGCTAAGGGTATTGAAGGACCCGAGGAGGGGGGCCTTTGGCGTTGTGACGGCCGCGGTGCTAATAGTCGCCAGGTTCTCGGCCTTCTACTACCTCGCTGGTCACCCAGTCCTCGTGGTGGCCTCATATGTCACAGGCCTGGAGTCAGCGTACATTACGTCCTCCATAGGTTACGAGGAGCCCTACGACGGCATGGCGAGGCTGATAACTGCTGAGGCCAAGAGGCCCAGGAAACTGCTGCTGAACTTGACTATCACAGCCCTCTGCCTGGCCCCCCTGGCCCTGCTGAACGTGGTCTCGTTGCTCGGGCTCGTGGGCCTGGCCGCAGCGTTCGTGATAGCCCATGACGCAAATAGGAGGCTGGGCTTCGTGAACGGTGACGTGTTGGGCTTCTCAATAGAGGCCTCTGAGGTCACGTCGCTGCTGGTGATGGCTGGTTGGGCCTAG
- a CDS encoding Histidinol-phosphate/aromatic aminotransferase and cobyric acid decarboxylase has translation MPGVGLLSRTHGGAPTGLLDFSSPSNPLGPPADLISYVLGCAAEGVYSSYPTWLYRDLYESLSSFLGFDQEQLVPLNGAAEALSLAPLVLQARSLVVVEPNFGDHEAMARVLGIDLRRALLTREGSSFTLDVDDVIKEASQALKPLVVVISRPNNPTGYLAPISVIDDLSSRLPRDSILIVDEAFIDLSPGPALRPREDLVILRSLTKAFSTPGLRLGVLATANLRLLEKFVSALQAWPVDSITACAFSRFLRDERARRHVEEGARLVQSERPRLSRGLRKAGAEAYEGEAPFVMIRHDAVQNPLFQQELVKRGIYVRDCSSFYGLGPLFSRVSVRTPPENDRLVRAVSEVLAYGPR, from the coding sequence TTGCCAGGTGTAGGCCTGCTTAGTAGGACTCACGGAGGCGCCCCTACTGGCCTCCTTGACTTCAGCTCGCCCTCTAACCCGTTGGGCCCGCCAGCCGACCTCATAAGTTATGTGTTGGGCTGTGCAGCTGAGGGCGTCTACTCCTCGTACCCCACGTGGCTTTACAGGGACCTCTACGAGTCACTCTCGTCATTCCTCGGCTTCGATCAGGAGCAGCTGGTGCCCCTTAACGGGGCCGCTGAGGCGCTGAGCCTAGCGCCCCTCGTCCTCCAGGCCAGGTCCCTTGTCGTAGTTGAGCCCAACTTTGGCGACCATGAGGCCATGGCGAGGGTACTTGGAATTGACCTCAGGAGGGCGCTGCTCACGCGCGAGGGGAGCTCGTTCACGCTCGACGTCGATGATGTTATTAAGGAGGCCTCTCAGGCCCTAAAGCCCCTCGTTGTCGTAATATCAAGGCCTAACAACCCAACAGGCTATCTAGCCCCGATCAGCGTAATAGATGACCTCTCCTCAAGGCTACCTCGGGACTCCATATTAATAGTTGACGAGGCCTTTATTGACCTCTCGCCGGGCCCTGCGCTGAGGCCAAGGGAGGACCTAGTTATACTGAGGTCGCTCACGAAGGCCTTCTCGACGCCAGGGCTCAGGCTAGGCGTCCTGGCCACCGCCAACCTGAGGCTGCTCGAGAAGTTCGTCAGCGCCCTTCAGGCCTGGCCCGTTGACTCGATCACGGCCTGCGCCTTCTCCAGGTTCCTGAGGGATGAGAGGGCCAGGAGGCACGTTGAGGAGGGGGCCAGGCTGGTCCAGTCGGAGAGGCCAAGGCTCTCTAGGGGGCTGAGGAAAGCCGGGGCAGAGGCATACGAGGGCGAGGCACCGTTCGTGATGATAAGACATGACGCTGTTCAGAACCCCCTCTTCCAGCAGGAGCTCGTTAAGAGGGGAATTTACGTTAGGGACTGCTCCTCGTTCTACGGCCTCGGCCCCTTGTTCTCAAGGGTCTCGGTGAGGACGCCGCCTGAGAACGACAGGCTCGTGAGGGCTGTAAGCGAGGTGTTGGCCTACGGGCCTAGGTGA
- a CDS encoding GTP:adenosylcobinamide-phosphate guanylyltransferase translates to MSGPRFEVALVMAGGKGTRLWGPSKPFVEVCGLPLLEHVARPASKVSRRVLITLSQEGLTWARSLGLPPNASLVVTNGAGYEADIGLMLETIRVRPLITLPGDLVGLTSDMLLWLAERSMELEEPVVSVIDRGRYVGISVFKDSRPGPWVDVNVEWDLVNVNTPEDYGEALARCRPA, encoded by the coding sequence GTGAGCGGCCCCCGCTTTGAGGTGGCGCTGGTCATGGCTGGAGGCAAGGGGACGAGGCTCTGGGGGCCCTCAAAGCCCTTCGTAGAGGTCTGCGGCCTTCCTCTCCTTGAACACGTCGCTAGGCCAGCCTCCAAGGTCTCAAGGAGGGTCCTCATAACTTTAAGTCAAGAAGGACTAACCTGGGCCCGCTCGCTCGGCCTGCCCCCTAACGCCTCGCTAGTAGTGACCAACGGGGCAGGCTACGAGGCCGATATAGGCCTGATGCTGGAGACTATAAGGGTCAGACCATTAATAACGTTGCCCGGAGACCTCGTGGGCCTCACGTCAGACATGCTGCTATGGCTAGCCGAGAGGTCCATGGAGCTCGAGGAACCAGTAGTGTCCGTTATTGACAGGGGGAGGTACGTCGGCATCTCGGTCTTCAAGGACAGCCGGCCTGGACCATGGGTAGACGTTAACGTTGAGTGGGATCTGGTGAACGTTAACACGCCTGAGGACTACGGTGAGGCGCTTGCCAGGTGTAGGCCTGCTTAG
- a CDS encoding translation initiation factor SUI1, putative, prokaryotic gives MSKELECGGLPPEICEQLNAEQQVIKIRLEVRKFSKQVTVIEGIDAKQFNLKEIASKLKSELAAGGTYKDGRIEIQGDHRKKVKKLLVKMGFPEENIMIIE, from the coding sequence ATGTCTAAGGAGCTTGAGTGTGGAGGCCTTCCTCCTGAGATCTGTGAACAGCTCAACGCCGAGCAACAGGTCATAAAGATAAGGCTTGAGGTGAGGAAGTTCAGCAAGCAGGTGACCGTCATAGAGGGCATTGACGCCAAGCAGTTTAACCTAAAGGAGATAGCCTCTAAGCTCAAGAGTGAGCTGGCGGCCGGCGGCACCTATAAGGATGGCAGAATAGAGATACAGGGTGACCACAGGAAGAAGGTCAAGAAGCTCCTCGTTAAGATGGGCTTCCCTGAGGAGAACATAATGATCATAGAATGA